A genomic window from Chlorobium phaeobacteroides DSM 266 includes:
- a CDS encoding phosphoribosyltransferase encodes MNSAPDEEQVNMITRYPWDVFPPVWIHANESTVKQHPSYLAAKSGDPDAAYLLVDALLNPIIVEQLAETFARQKPVLVSAHAVEGSGVNAIPEALADILAQQLGWPTDMSIVQINIVSHTGADGFSRLARQAKFDGDILAGKPYLLIDDFIGQGGTLANLRSHIMSRGGSVLGATVLTGKPYSAKMALDGVTLEQLRLKHGQRLENWWNHRFGFKFDCLTESEARYLLNTPDVDRIRNKIIAAVQG; translated from the coding sequence ATGAATTCAGCTCCCGACGAGGAACAGGTGAATATGATAACGCGGTATCCATGGGATGTATTTCCACCGGTTTGGATTCATGCTAATGAATCAACGGTAAAACAGCATCCTTCATATCTTGCGGCCAAGTCAGGTGACCCTGATGCAGCATATCTCCTGGTAGATGCTTTGTTGAATCCAATAATTGTTGAACAATTGGCTGAAACATTTGCCCGGCAAAAACCAGTATTGGTTTCAGCACATGCAGTGGAAGGTTCTGGGGTAAACGCCATACCGGAAGCATTGGCTGATATTCTTGCCCAACAGTTAGGCTGGCCTACAGATATGAGTATAGTACAGATAAATATTGTGTCGCATACAGGAGCTGATGGTTTTTCTCGTTTGGCGAGGCAGGCGAAGTTTGATGGGGATATATTGGCAGGCAAGCCATACCTGTTAATAGATGATTTTATAGGTCAAGGTGGGACACTGGCCAACCTGCGATCACATATTATGAGCAGAGGTGGTAGCGTGCTGGGTGCAACAGTGTTGACAGGAAAGCCATATTCTGCTAAAATGGCTTTGGATGGAGTGACACTTGAACAATTGAGATTAAAACATGGACAACGACTTGAAAATTGGTGGAATCACAGGTTCGGCTTCAAATTTGACTGCCTTACGGAGTCTGAAGCACGTTATTTGCTTAACACCCCGGATGTTGACCGCATCCGAAATAAAATTATTGCGGCAGTCCAAGGTTGA